Below is a genomic region from Desulfonatronovibrio magnus.
GATCGCGGCTGCTTCTTTACGCAACGTGCTGATTTTAAGAGTTTTATTGTATGGCATAGATAGTGCTTTTATACTGATAATATCACCACCCAACCAACCAAAGAGGAACGATTATGATTACAATGCGGAAAACGGATTCGAAAAACTTGCCTGTGCGCTGATCATCGCCTGTGCCCTGGTCTTTACAGCGTTCACACCTGCATTGGCTGACGAGAATTACGCCTGCAGGTGTAAAGGTATTAAATTTTGGATTCTGTTCGTTCCTTCATATGGCAACTGCGGAAACGGTTTTGTCGATGGCAGCAAGGGCACGGTGATAAGGGACATTCCCCGTGAGGCTCTCTCCAGCTATATTCCTTCCGGAGTCATCGGTCAGGTAACTTCAGGGAACTCGCAATGCGGATATTACCCTGATTCAGGATGGAACTGTGTGGAGATGAGCGGAAGTTCCATTCCGGATTGCATTAACAAAATGCGTTAACAACTATCAGTAATCCGGGATGTCTGTTGTCGCTTACATGTATGATTTTAGATTCATAAAGTTTTGCCATGGGATGGGTCGTGCTTAACGAGATGCAAGCCCCTACGGTCCAACCTAAACAGGAGAAAAAAACATGAAGAAGCTTCTATCGATTACAGTTCTGGCGGTGATGATCTGCCTGAGCGGGCTGATCATTTCCGATACGGCCTTTGCCCAGCAGTGCGTGGATAACGGTAACGGGACAGTGACGGACACGAATAGAGGTCTGATGTGGCAGAAAGCCACGGGAGGCCCCATGACATGGTACAGGGCTTCCGTGCCGCACATCAGTTCCACCCAAGGCCTCGGAGGTCATTATGACTGGCGATTGCCGGAGAAGCATGAGTTGCAGGGAGTGTACGGTTCAGCACAGTGCCGCGGTTTGCTTACAGTGATCAGCTTCGCATACT
It encodes:
- a CDS encoding DUF1566 domain-containing protein, which encodes MKKLLSITVLAVMICLSGLIISDTAFAQQCVDNGNGTVTDTNRGLMWQKATGGPMTWYRASVPHISSTQGLGGHYDWRLPEKHELQGVYGSAQCRGLLTVISFAYWSNTSVPDELAWLVAPSGETGLEPKTFDYY